In the genome of Plasmodium yoelii strain 17X genome assembly, chromosome: 14, one region contains:
- a CDS encoding PIR protein — protein MASKVCDAINTIDKFFDDDPNNTGKGAYESYLSAYCPDGNCSIDEEKIIPCFIILLKNLDDESFESDKIVQYASLWLSHKLNQKTQNGTTKLYNFYTENIITNSCYINNIDDNSDDNINKSVIENKIKSMNMDIKDISNFYDAFKSLCNMYSEIELYNYQCNKCLENAGELFEKYEKLKNALDINKGSSYYELLSSLSIDYKNFENSYNTLWCSKGPPLVACPRSSVTKNTLISIAIIFVAASILLGVSYKYSLFGFRKRSQKHHLKEMLKK, from the exons atggctTCTAAAGTG tGTGATGCAATTAATACGATCGATAAATTTTTTGATGATGATCCGAACAACACGGGAAAAGGTGCTTATGAGAGTTATTTAAGTGCGTATTGCCCTGATGGGAACTGCAGTATTGATGAAGAAAAGATTATCCCttgttttataattttactaAAAAATCTTGATGATGAAAGTTTCGAAAGTGATAAAATTGTTCAATACGCTAGTTTATGGTTAAGTCATaaactaaatcaaaaaacacaaaatggAACCACCaaattatacaatttttatactgaaaatataataacaaatagttgttatattaataatatagatgataatagtgatgataatattaataagagtgttatagaaaataaaataaaatcgatgaatatggatattaaagatatatccaatttttatgatgcatttaaatcattatgtaacatgtatagtgaaattgaattatataaCTACCAATGCAATAAATGTTTAGAAAATGCTGGAGAATtgtttgaaaaatatgaaaaacttaaaaatgctttagatattaataaaggaaGTTCTTATTATGAACTATTGTCTAGTTTATCAattgattataaaaattttgaaaatagtTATAATACTCTTTGGTGTAGTAAAGGCCCACCACTTGTAGCTTGTCCACGAAGTTcagtaacaaaaaatacactaatttcaattgcaattatatttgttgcagcatcaattttattgggagtttcttataag tattcgttatttggatttcggaaaagatctcaaaaacaccatttaaaagaaatgctaaaaaaataa
- a CDS encoding PIR protein, whose protein sequence is MDKDVCETLIPLRNAFTYVEENESYQFTTVEDFKKYCTNENCVDDTDKINARCLYIFDTFFKDKVVFEKDAKGNINIVEYIMIWLSYVLSLIKSEENDSIDSFYKKYIEKDGKYTTNNIDYIVGYKCYKDLIDRNKYILSMDMNIISKLYDAFNTLCDTYIELGTNNSDCMQDSEKAHQFVEKYKKIIIDHNIGENIRYFYVLINLLTDYDNLKTKCKKFPSTPDIKKIISEATSSSIASKLIPILSILVAIPIFLGIAYKYSLFGFRKRFQKQKLREKLKK, encoded by the exons ATGGATAAGGACGTG TGTGAAACGTTAATTCCTTTAAGGAACGCGTTTACCTATGTGGAGGAAAATGAAAGCTATCAATTTACAACTGTTGAAGATTTCAAAAAGTACTGTACTAATGAAAATTGTGTTGATGATaccgataaaattaatgctagatgtttatatatttttgatacATTCTTTAAGGATAAGGTTGTGTTTGAAAAGGATGCAAAAGGAAacatcaatattgttgaatacattatgatatggttaagttatgtGTTAAGCCTGATCAAAAGTGAAGAAAACGACAGTATAGAttctttttataaaaaatatatagagaaAGATGGTAAGTATACtactaataatatagattatATTGTTGgttataaatgttataaggatcttatagatagaaataaatatattttaagtatGGATATGAAcattatatctaaattatatgatgcatttaataCATTATGTGACACATATATTGAGCTTGGTACAAACAACTCAGATTGCATGCAAGATTCCGAAAAAGCTCATcaatttgttgaaaaatataaaaaaattatcatagaTCATAACATTGGTGAAAATATCCgctatttttatgtattgattaatttattaactgATTATgacaatttaaaaacaaaatgtaaaaaatttcCATCCACTccagatataaaaaaaataatttctgAAGCTACATCAAGTTCGATAGCaagcaaattaattccaattttatcgatattagttgcaataccaattttcttgggaattgcttataag tattcgttatttggatttcggaaacgatttcaaaaacaaaaattaagagaaaagctaaaaaaataa
- a CDS encoding PIR protein: MLTSRVCEQFDTLRENLSDESDGPGNYFSTSGMLTSYCPDQKCANDSNQISGGCLWLLDRFYGGRSVFSHYADGKIDIVVYIIMWLGYKLNQKLKTEFPNINEFYEKNMKTYHGYKKNIDYVDGYSTYKDLINKYNYVFNIPNEDMSKFYDAFKSLCKLYTECDDSESDYNKYLEKTQEFVKKYEQLKDLDITKNYPYSQLFSILSKDYDNLKNKCSYFPPLITYSLISIALIFVAIPIFFGISYKYSLFGFRKRFQKQKLREKIKNIMKKMIH; this comes from the exons ATGTTAACTAGTAGAGTG TGCGAACAGTTTGATACTTTGAGGGAGAATTTGTCCGATGAATCGGATGGTCCTggaaattatttttctaCAAGTGGAATGCTCACGAGTTACTGCCCTGATCAAAAATGTGCTAATGATAGCAATCAAATTAGCGGTGGGTGCTTATGGTTATTAGATAGATTTTATGGTGGTAGATCAGTTTTTTCCCATTATGCAGATGGCAAGATTGATATTGTTGTATACATTATAATGTGGTTAGGCtataaattaaatcaaaaGTTAAAAACTGAATTTCccaatataaatgaattttacgaaaaaaatatgaaaactTACCATGGGTATAAAAAGAATATAGATTATGTTGATGGTTATAGTACTTATAAAgatcttataaataaatataattatgtatTTAATATTCCTAATGAAgatatgtctaaattttatgatgcatttaaatcattatgtaaattGTATACTGAATGTGATGACAGCGAATCAGATTACAATAAATATTTAGAAAAGACTCaagaatttgttaaaaaatatgaacaactTAAAGATTTGGATATTACTAAAAACTATCCATATAGTCAactattttctatattatcaaaggattatgataatttaaaaaataaatgtagtTATTTTCCACCTCTTATAACTTATTCACTAATTTCAATTGCacttatatttgttgcaataccaattttttttggaatttcttataag tattcattatttggatttcggaaacgatttcaaaaacaaaaattaagagaaaaaataaaaaatataatgaagaaaatgattcattaa
- a CDS encoding PIR protein: MDSNVCDIISEIDKYFDDDPNSEEYSSRNTLNMYCPNNNCSSDEEKIISGFIMLIHTLGNLESDKIVQYASLWLSHKLNQKTQNGTTKLHDFYTENIITNSCYIKHIDNDSDSDDDINKGVIEKKIKSMNMDIKDISNFYDAFKSICNMYSELDPNNQCKKCLENAGELFEKYEKLKNALDINKGSSYYELLSSLSSDYKNFEQTYIIIWCDNAASLVACPRSSVTKNIIITIAIIFVAASILLGVSYKYSLFGFRKRSQKQHLREMLKK, encoded by the exons atggattCTAATGTG tGTGATATAATTAGTGAGattgataaatattttgatgaTGATCCGAACTCGGAAGAATATAGTTCTAGGAATACATTGAATATGTATTGCCCTAATAATAACTGTAGTAGTGATGAAGAAAAGATTATCTCTGGTTTTATAATGTTAATACATACGCTTGGAAATTTAGAAAGTGATAAAATTGTTCAATACGCTAGTTTATGGTTGAGTCATaaactaaatcaaaaaacacaaaatggAACCACCAAATTACACGATTTTTATactgaaaatataataacaaacAGTTGTTATATTAAGCATATAGATAATGATAGTGATAGTGATGATGATATTAATAAGGGtgttatagaaaaaaaaataaaatcgatgaatatggatattaaagatatatctaatttttatgatgcatttaaatcaaTATGTAACATGTATAGTGAACTTGATCCAAACAACCAATGCAAAAAATGTTTAGAAAATGCTGGAGAATtgtttgaaaaatatgaaaaacttaaaaatgctttagatattaataaaggaaGTTCTTATTATGAGCTATTGTCAAGTTTATCAAgtgattataaaaattttgaacaaacatatattattatttggtGTGATAATGCTGCATCACTTGTAGCTTGTCCACGAAGTTcagtaacaaaaaatataataattacaattgcaattatatttgttgcagcatcaattttattgggagtttcttataag tattcgttatttggatttcgaaaacgatctcaaaaacaacatttaagagaaatgctaaaaaaataa
- a CDS encoding PIR protein, translating into MDADICKTFTPLTNSISYLDNVVSYQFTTDEDYNGYCTGGNCNNDTDKMNARCLHIFDALFKDKSEFETDAKGNIYIVQYILIWLSYVFSLIKSEEKGSLNEFYNKYIETGDSYKKEINEVTNKNYKDLIDKNKYILSMDKSIISKLYDAFSTLCNIYIEVDGSNSNCEKSSEKANQFVETYKKIIIDHNIGENIHYFYVLINLLTDYDNLKKKCEKFPSTPDIKKIISEHVSEATSSSITSKLIPILSILVAIPIFLGIGYKYSLFGFRKRFQKQHLREKLKK; encoded by the exons ATGGATGCCGATAta TGTAAAACGTTCACTCCTTTAACGAACTCAATTTCCTATTTGGACAATGTTGTAAGCTATCAATTTACAACTGATGAAGATTACAATGGTTACTGTACTGGTGGAAATTGTAATAATGATACCGATAAAATGAATGCTAGatgtttacatatttttgatGCATTATTTAAGGATAAGTCTGAGTTTGAAACAGATGCAAAAGGAAACATCTATATTGTTCAATACattttgatatggttaagttatgtGTTCAGCCTGATCAAAAGTGAAGAAAAAGGCAGTctaaatgaattttataataaatatatagaaactGGCGATAGCtataaaaaggaaataaacGAGGTtactaataaaaattataaggatcttatagataaaaataaatatattttaagtatGGATAAGAgcattatatctaaattatatgatgcatttagtacattatgtaacatatatattgagGTTGATGGAAGCAACTCAAATTGCGAGAAATCTTCTGAAAAAGCTAATCAATTTGttgaaacatataaaaaaattatcatagaTCATAACATTGGTGAAAATATCcactatttttatgtattgattaatttattaactgATTAtgacaatttaaaaaaaaaatgtgaaaaattcCCATCCACTccagatataaaaaaaataatttctgAACATGTTTCTGAAGCTACATCAAGTTCGATAACaagcaaattaattccaATTTTGTCGATATTAGTTGCAATACCAATTTTCTTGGGAATTggttataag tattcgttatttggatttcggaaacgatttcaaaaacaacatttaagagaaaagctaaaaaaataa
- a CDS encoding PIR protein, with protein MNKQVCEKFENLWDKFSDKLDSDNNYIFQKENFLDGYCGSNSCDTDFEKINGGCLYLFNKIFGTSELFKSVANSNINIVEYIMIWLSYMLNLKEQTGSDSNLQFFYSTTIDNDRYKNSIADVTEYKHYKDLIDKKKEFMDISSEKITKLYVLFKSLCNMYTGLNEKNPDCTKYITTANEFVKKYQELYGDSDNTGSSLYRKILHNLSTDYSNFKKKCKNSSSFPSIEATNNFIRTSELTSTQTYEDTPSSSSITTRLFTVLSIFGAIAFFLGISYKYSLFGFRKRFKKQQIREKIKNIKKKMNQ; from the exons ATGAATAAGcaagtg TGTGAAAAGTTCGAGAATCTATGGGATAAATTTTCTGATAAATTGGACAGTGATAATaactatatatttcaaaaagAAAACTTCTTAGATGGTTATTGTGGTAGTAATAGTTGTGATACTGATttcgaaaaaattaatggtggatgtttatatctttttaataaaatatttgggACTTCTGAATTGTTTAAGTCTGTTGCAAATAGTAacatcaatattgttgaatacattatgatatggttaagttatatgttaaacctaaagGAACAAACAGGAAGTGATAGCAatctacaatttttttatagtaCAACTATAGATAATGatagatataaaaattctatagCTGATGTTACAGAGTATAAACattataaggatcttatagataaaaaaaaagaattcaTGGATATTTCTAGTGAAAAAATAACTAAactttatgttttatttaaaagtTTATGTAATATGTATACTGGTTTGAATGAAAAGAATCCAGATTGCAcgaaatatataacaacCGCTAatgaatttgttaaaaaatatcaagaACTTTATGGAGATTCTGATAACACTGGTAGTAGTTTATATAGGAAAATATTACATAAtttatcaactgattatagtaattttaaaaagaaatgtaaaaatagtTCGTCATTTCCATCGATAGAAGCAACAAACAATTTTATACGCACTTCTGAACTAACTTCTACACAAACTTATGAAGATACaccatcaagttcgtcgataacAACCAGATtatttacagttttatcgatatttggtgcaatagcattttttttaggaatttcttataag tattcgttatttggatttcggaaacgatttaaaaaacaacaaataagagaaaaaataaaaaatataaagaagaaaatgaatcaataa
- a CDS encoding PIR protein, whose product MDKTLCEQFDTLRKYLPDDSSNSTTSDINKLGNAKNYCSNEESGDTECKTDLDNINAGCLWLLEQLFVKNSKNISTVEYIIIWLSYKLNQKKYDGINNLNDFYKKYIENNRHYTNCKQGGQDCSGSLSSNTGYNNYKEIINKRKSLLNINIKNMSKIYDAFKLLCNMYTELNANSTISEESLGNAKNFVKKYKELNDDSTINGDGSYKQVLSTLSIDYINFKSSCADSDDCNKIPSLTSSETEENGMQSSKNICDDTPSLSIAKKLILALLIFSTISIFLGIFFKCSLFVLRKRAQKEYLREKLKNIKKRMNH is encoded by the exons aTGGATAAAACCCTG tgtgaacAGTTTGATACATTGAGAAAATATTTACCCGATGACTCAAGCAATTCTACAACTAgtgatattaataaattaggGAATGCTAAGAATTATTGTTCTAATGAAGAATCAGGGGATACAGAATGTAAGACTGAtcttgataatataaatgctGGTTGTTTATGGTTGCTTGAGCAATTGTTTGTGaaaaatagcaaaaataTCAGTACAGTTGAATACATTatcatatggttaagttataaactaaATCAAAAGAAATATGACGGAATCAAcaatttaaatgatttttacaaaaaatatatagaaaataataggCATTATACGAATTGTAAACAAGGTGGTCAAGATTGTAGTGGTTCATTAAGTAGTAATACAGGATATAACAATTATAAGGAAAtcataaataaaagaaaGAGTTTGttgaatattaatattaaaaatatgtctaaaatatatgatgcatttaaactattatgtaacatgtaCACTGAACTTAATGCAAACAGTACAATATCTGAGGAATCTTTAGGAAATGCTaaaaattttgttaaaaaatataaagaacttAATGACGATTCTACAATTAATGGAGACGGGTCATATAAACAAgtattgtctacattatcaattgattatattaattttaaaagttCTTGTGCTGATAGCGATGATTGTAACAAAATTCCATCCCTTACATCGTCGGAAACAGAAGAAAATGGTATGCAAAGttctaaaaatatttgtGATGATACACCAAGCTTATCGATagcaaaaaaattaattctagctttattaatattcagtacaatatcaatatttttgggaattttttttaag tgtTCGTTATTTGTATTACGGAAAAGAGCTCAAAAAgaatatttaagagaaaaactaaaaaatataaagaagagaatgaatcattaa
- a CDS encoding fam-a protein, whose product MSTFYINFFFFLLTISLCVNNKTLATELSPKTYTKYKSKKFTIFKSKKFTIFNSKKYYPVNDNTEEIYQKNKHLLYTDPEETRNACRFMNDALKQLEHHATSKDGYKRCCANPYRNIIFYKKKHRGHTIVEKIHYTIYDPNQYNELVNQLWDPDSNLLLNKFSVKKKIVRMYTPNLVMIQQRWKKWPWSREKYFYAIAAKYKISQNKTMIVMASANIIDHNRKNRKYFENKIVESANLFQAEIDSEDDIRNGKLKKMFVNLSGYIIEKRNKHTYITCVDSNDEHGSI is encoded by the exons ATGAGTacgttttatattaatttttttttttttcttttaaccaTCTCCCTAtgtgtaaataataaaaccctTGCAACAGAGCTTTCTCCAAAAACATATACAAAatacaaatcaaaaaaatttacaatattcaaatcaaaaaaatttacaatattcaattcaaaaaaatattatcctGT cAATGATAATACAGaagaaatatatcaaaaaaacaaGCACCTATTATATACCGATCCCGAAGAAACTAGAAATGCGTGCAGATTTATGAATGAcgctttaaaacaattagaACATCATGCTACAAGTAAAGATGGTTATAAAAGGTGTTGTGCAAATCCTTATcggaatataattttttataaaaaaaagcaTCGAGGTCATACAATTGTTgaaaaaattcattatacAATTTATGATCCGAATCAG TATAATGAACTAGTAAACCAGTTATGGGATCCAGATAGTAacttattattaaataaattctctgttaaaa aaaaaattgtCCGTATGTACACTCCAAATTTAGTAATGATACAACAACGTTGGAAAAAATGGCCATGGTCTCGtgagaaatatttttatgctatAGCTGCAAAATATAAA ataTCACAAAACAAAACTATGATTGTCATGGCTTCAGCAAATATAATTGATCACAACcgtaaaaatagaaaatattttgaaaataaaatagtagaAAGTGCAAATTTATTTCAAGCTGAAATTGATTCTGAAGATGATATTAGaaatggaaaattaaaaaaaatgtttgttAACTTAAGTGGATAcattattgaaaaaagaaacaaaCATACTTATATCACATGTGTCGACTCT aaTGATGAACATGGTTCCATTTaa
- a CDS encoding PIR protein, whose protein sequence is MSYRVCDIISAIDNYVDDPKNSKGYNSISHFDYYCPDSNCDTDEKRVCSGFLALLKLFERIDNHEKLESDKLAEYAILWLSYKLNQKTQNGTTKLYDFYNNHIKTNSKYKEHITDGDKINNAVIENKIKSMNMNIKDISNFYDPFKLLCKMYREHYENNKPCMPCLENAGEFFEKCEKVKNTLDITKGSSYSQLWYSLSNDYDKFKEKYNSDKCGYVPSLVACPRSSVTKNTLIKIAIIFVALSIFLGISYKYSLFGFRKKVKKRLRRKLKSLRRKWLIDI, encoded by the exons ATGTCTTATAGAgtg tGTGATATAATTAGTGCGATTGATAATTATGTTGATGATCCGAAGAACTCGAAAGGATATAATTCTATTAGtcattttgattattattgCCCTGATAGTAACTGTGATACTGATGAAAAAAGAGTTTGTTCTGGTTTTTTAGCATTACTAAAATTGTTTGAGCGTATTGATAATCATGAAAAATTAGAGAGCGATAAACTTGCTGAATATGCTATTTTATGGCTAAGTTATaaactaaatcaaaaaacacaaaatggAACCACAAAATTAtacgatttttataataaccatataaaaacaaatagtaAATATAAAGAGCATATAACTGATGGTGATAAGATTAATAATGCtgttatagaaaataaaataaaatcgatgaatatgaatattaaagatatatctaatttttatgatccatttaaattattatgtaaaatGTATAGAGAACATTATGAAAACAATAAACCATGCATGCCATGTTTAGAAAATGCTGgagaattttttgaaaaatgtgaaaaagttaaaaatacTTTGGATATTACTAAAGGAAGTTCTTATTCACAACTATGGTAtagtttatcaaatgattatgataaatttaaagaGAAATATAATAGTGATAAGTGTGGTTATGTTCCATCACTTGTAGCTTGTCCACGAAGCTcagtaacaaaaaatacactaattaaaattgcaattatatttgttgcattatcaatttttttgggaatttcttataag tattcgttatttggatttcggaaaaaagttaaaaaacgTTTAAGAAGAAAGCTAAAATCATTAAGAAGAAAATGGTTAATtgatatatga
- a CDS encoding PIR protein, with amino-acid sequence MDPELCNKFSIVIEHYPDELNNSEKSNIHDIADIRNYCPKGASEYNTCITELDKINAACLWLFNKNIAYRYDELSSEQFKAFIIYIMIWLNYMLNLKKSETNLSDFYANIEKNENYTNCKRHSKDCNSTLKEKTEYNNFKDAIVKNMDLLKIDIKDISKFYDAFKLLCKIPTEYDDNLECTKYLEYANEIVDKFKKLNESSSVTGNNSYSQIWSTLSTDYENFKKKYNNAKCVGIPLLPPMKTTQHDVQSSDVTSSSLSIVKKLILALSIFSAITIFLGIFYKCSLFVLRKRAQKQHLREKLKNIKKRMNH; translated from the exons ATGGATCCTGAATTG TGTAATAAGTTTTCTATAGTAATTGAACATTATCCCGATGAATTAAACAATTCTGAAAAAAGTAATATTCATGATATAGCAGATATTAGGAATTACTGCCCTAAGGGGGCTTCAGAATACAACACATGCATTACTGAGctcgataaaataaatgctgCATGCTTATGGTTgttcaataaaaatattgctTATAGGTATGATGAATTAAGTAGTGAACAGTTTAAAgcgtttattatatacattatgatatggttaaattatatgttaaacctaaagAAAAGTGAAACCAACCTAAGTGATTTTTATGCTAATATAGAAAAGAATGAGAATTATACTAACTGTAAACGTCATAGTAAAGATTGTAATAGTacattaaaagaaaaaacggaatataataattttaaggaTGCCATagttaaaaatatggatttgTTGAAAattgatattaaagatatatctaaattttatgatgcatttaaattattatgtaaaattCCTACTGAATATGATGACAATCTAGAATGCACGAAATATTTGGAATATGCAAATGAAATTGTtgacaaatttaaaaaactTAATGAAAGTTCGAGTGTTACTGGAAACAATTCATATAGTCAAATATGGTCTACtttatcaactgattatgaaaattttaaaaagaaatataataatgctaAGTGTGTGGGTATTCCATTGCTTCCACCGATGAAAACAACACAACATGACGTACAAAGTTCTGATGTTACATCATCAAGCTTGTCGATAGTAAAGAAATTAATTCTAGCTTTATCAATATTCAGTGCAATAACAATCTTTTTgggaattttttataag tgtTCGTTATTTGTATTACGGAAAAGagctcaaaaacaacatttaagagaaaagctaaaaaatataaagaagagaatgaatcattaa
- a CDS encoding fam-a protein: MNKGYIKIALALLSLAGYTQNVAFASEHDADVTIKANPARKKLLFEEFPELVCEDIDEALVAMKHAIDDSELLIKLSETVTDDYSAYSTEDGDKTIYSKKIGNMDIGRFHLTIPSASNYSKVLKKLWDFNNNKKPYKKFINGNLARVYSKYLILLEKFNTDLNYTPLTKNYALAAKVKKSNDTTVIICPSRALNYLGQIDDETDMKEMLENTQSIETDIDPEEALTKLGTNIAGFVVKKGDDNVQVTYINAIYDSSNSTDFTNDKKERGLAYTNILNLAQRI, translated from the exons ATGAATAAAGGATATATTAAGATTGCTTTGGCACTTTTAAGTCTCGCAGGATATACGCAAAATGTAGCATTTGCAAGCGAACATGATGCAGATGTTACTATTAAGGCCAACCCCGCACGCAAAAAACTATT ATTTGAGGAATTCCCAGAATTGGTATGTGAAGACATTGATGAAGCTTTAGTAGCAATGAAGCATGCAATAGATGATTCAGAACTTTTAATAAAGCTTTCTGAGACTGTTACAGACGATTACTCGGCCTATTCTACAGAAGATGGAGACAAAACTATATATTCTAagaaaattggaaatatggATATTGGAAGATTTCATCTTACGATACCATCTGCCTCTAAC taCTCTAAAGTATTAAAGAAACTCTGGGATTtcaataataacaaaaaaccctataaaaagtttattaatg gAAATCTTGCTCGTGTATACTCCAAATATTTAATTCTGCTTGAAAAATTTAACACAGATCTTAATTATACACCTCTCACAAAAAATTATGCTTTAGCCGCAAAAGTTAAA AAATCAAATGACACAACTGTAATTATTTGTCCTTCAAGAGCTCTAAATTATCTTGGTCAAATCGATGATGAAACTGATATGAAAGAAATGTTAGAAAATACACAATCAATCGAAACTGACATAGATCCTGAGGAAGCATTAACCAAATTGGGTACTAACATAGCCGGATTTGTAGTTAAAAAAGGGGACGATAACGTTCAAGTTACTTATATCAACGCT ATTTATGACAGTAGTAATTCTACCGACTTTACCAACGATAAAAAAGAGAGAGGACTTGCATATACAAATATCCTAAACTTAGCACAACGCATTTGA